TGATATTGTACTCATCGGTATGGTCTCAAGGCTGACAAAGGAAAAGGGAATTGATCTTATTGAGAGAATCTTAAGCAGGCTTTTGACACTGCCTGTTCAGCTTGTTATCTTAGGGGCCGGTGATTATCACTATGAGCAGATGTTCAAACACTATGCTGTAGCATACCCATCTAAGGTCTCTGCAAACATATGCTACAGTGAAGAACTTGCACGAAAAATTTATGCTGGATCTGACATATATTTAATGCCGTCTTTGACAGAGCCTTGTGGAATATCCCAGCTCATTGCTATGAGATATGGAACTGTGCCGATTGTGAGAGAAACTGGTGGGCTTAAAGATACAGTAAAACCTTATAATCAGTTTACAGGTGAAGGCTGGGGATTTTCATTTGCAAACTATGACCCAGCAGAGCTTTTTGCTATTATAAAGTACGCACTGTCTATTTACTCAGATAAACATCAATGGAGGTCTATTGTCTATCAAGCAATGACAAGAGACAATTCGTGGAATGTCTCAGCAATAGAGTACAATAGAGTTTATGAACAGCTCCTAAAATAAATCTTAAAAAAAACAGGAGGAAAAGCTTCAAATGATTGGTGGAATTGCAGGACTTAGCAAAGATGAACTCAAAGAGAAGATAAAGAATGATTTTCAGCGAAAGATAATTTCACTTTTTGCCATAGACCCAAAAGAAGCAACAACATACCAGCAGTACCTTGCGCTTGGTGAGGTTATAAAGGAATATTCATTTGAAAGATGGCTAAAAACAAATAAACACTACAAACAAAACGATGTTAAACAAGTTTACTACTTTTCTATTGAGTTTTTGCTTGGCAAACTTCTTGTTAACAATCTAATCAACTTGGGAATTCGTGATGTGTGCAAAGAAGCACTAAATGAGCTTGGACTTTCACTTGAAGAGATTGAAGAGGCAGAAAGAGAGCCGGGCCTTGGAAATGGAGGCTTGGGCAGACTTGCTGCGTGTTTTTTGGACTCAATGGCTTCAATGGGTCTTCCCGGTCATGGAAATGGTATTAGATACCGCTATGGTCTTTTTGAGCAGAAGATTCAAAACGGGTATCAGGTGGAAGTACCTGACAACTGGCTTTCAGAAGAGTATGTGTGGGAGGTAAAAAGAAGCTATAGAGCCTGCGTTGTAAAGTTTGGTGGAACAGTGCGTTTTGACATTGTTGATGGAAAACTGAAAGCCTTCCATGAAAACTATGAGCCTGTATGGGCAATCCCTTATGATATCCCTATAATTGGTTATGGTTGTAACACTGTTAATACGTTGAGGTTATGGAGTGCTGAACCTTTTGAAAATGTATTTGATTTTGCATCGTTTTCAAGAGGTGATTATATAAAGGCTGTTGAATACAGGTACATGGTACAATCTATAACTCAGGTTTTATACCCTGATGATACAAACGAACAAAATAGAATTCTTCGTTTAAAACAGGAATACTTCTTTGTGTCAGCCGGGGTTCAAAGTATTATCAGGACATTCAAAAAAAGAGGAAAGCCTATATATGAACTTCCAAACTATGTAATGATACAAATCAACGACACACACCCAGCACTTGTCATTCCAGAACTTATGCGAATCTTGATTGATGAAGAGGGTTTGGGCTGGGAAGAGGCGTGGGAGATTACTACTAACACTGTTGCATATACAAATCATACAATAATGGCTGAAGCTCTGGAAAAGTGGCCAATTGACATGGTAAGGACCCTTCTTCCAAGAATATATACAATTATTGAGGAAATCAATAGAAGATTCTGCAGTGAAATGCTTGAAAAAACAAATGGCGATTGGCAAAAAGTTTGTAATGTCGCTATAATCCAAGATGGTCAAATAAACATGGCACACCTGGCTGTTATTGGCAGCAGCTCTGTAAATGGCGTTTCCAAACTTCATACAGAGATTTTGAAAAATGAAGTTTTAAAATGTTTTTACACGTTATATCCAGAAAAATTTAATAACAAAACAAATGGTATTACCCACAGAAGATGGCTGGTTGAAGCAAACCCGGATTTGGCAAGACTCATCTCTGAAACTTTGCAGACAGACAGATGGATAAAAGAGCCCATGCTTATGCTAAAGTTCAAAGACTTTGCAGATGACAAACTCACCCAAGAGCTATGTAGCAACATTAAATTCAACAACAAGGTAAAGCTTGCAAAGTATATAAAAGACAAGTACAACATAGTTGTTGACCCACGTTCAATCTTTGATATTCAGGCAAAGAGGCTTCATGCCTACAAACGCCAGCTTCTAAATGCACTGCACATTTTGCATCTTTATAATATGTTAAAGGAAAATCCTTCTTTGGATATCTACCCTCGCACATTTATCTTTGCTGCAAAAGCAGCACCTGGTTATATCCTTGCCAAAAAGATTATAAAACTCATAAATTCCATCGCTGAAAAGGTCAACAAAGACCCAGATGTAAAAGACAAGTTAAAGGTTGTATTTTTAGAAAACTACTGTGTGTCGTTGGCAGAAAAGATTATTCCTGCAGCTGATGTCTCAGAGCAAATCTCAACAGCTTCAAAAGAAGCATCTGGTACTGGCAATATGAAGTTTATGATGAACGGAGCAATTACCTTAGGAACTTTGGATGGTGCAAATGTTGAAATAAAAGAAGCTGTGGGTGATGAGAATATCGTGATATTTGGACTTTTGGCAGAAGAGGTTCTGGACTATTACAAAAATGGTGGATACAGTAGCTCTCAGCTTTACCAGAAGGATTTGCGAATTAGAAAACTCATTGACCAGCTGATTGGAAACTTCTTTGATGTGCCAAAGGATGAGTTTATGGACATTTACAATCACTTGATAACATACAACGATGAGTACTTTGTACTGAAGGATTTTGACTCTTACCATGAAGCTCAAATGAAGATTGATAAGCTTTATAGAGATACAAGGCGCTGGCGAAAAATGATGATAATCAATATAGGTAGCTCTGGAATCTTTTCAAGTGACAATACAATTCAAAAATATGCTGATGAAATTTGGCATATAAAAAGAATTGAAATTCCAGACTAAACCTGCATAAAAACTTAAAAAAGGCAGGCAAAAAATTTAAAGTTATAACGGGCCTGCCTTTTTTGTTTATTTAAAACTCTATAGCCTTTAAAAACGCATTGGCAATAATCATATGGCCTGTGAGATTTGGATGGATTCTGTCAAGCGCAAGTGCATATGAATGATAGTATTTTAAAAATCTATCGAAAGCCTCTTGAACATCCACAAAAATGGCACCATGTTTTTGTGCTATTTCTTTCATTGCAAACCTGTATTCATCCATTTTCTTTCTCATTGCATCCTCTTTGTTGTCCTCTATAATAAATGGTGACATCAAAACAAGCCCTTTTAAGTTTGGCTTGGTCAAGTTTATAAGATCATCCAAGGTAGATTTGTACTCATCTAAATACACATGACACTCTGGAATAAGTGGATTGTCAAACTGTCTCCAAACATCATTTACACCAATCATTATAGAAAGCCAGTCTGGCTTTAAATCTAAAACATCTGTCTGCCAGCGCGCTTTGAGATGCCTTACTGTATCTCCTCCAACACCCATATTTATAACTCTTATTTTGCTTTCAGGATACTTTGAAAGAAGCTGAGCTGAAACAAGAGAAACATACCCGCTGCCCAAATTGTTCCAATGCAAGCCTTCGCCAACTGGTCTTGCCCTTCCACAGTCTGTGATAGAATCACCAATAAAAAGAAGTTTTGAGCCTTTTTCAATTAACATCAAAAACTCACCTTCTTTTATAAGTTCTTTAAATCTGCTTTGCCAAAAACGCAGCACCAATTATACCTGCATCATTTCCTAAGACAGCTGGAATTATTTTAGGAGGTGTTATTTGCTTGCAATAGAATTTTTCGTAAACATATTCTCTTACCGGTCCAAGCAGGTATTCACCTTCTTTGCTAACTCCTCCGCCAATACAAATTACCTCTGGTTCAAATATATTGCAAACATTTACAAGCCCTTCTGCTAAATATTTTACATACTTATCAACAATTGCTGCACCAACGCTATCTCCCATTCGCTTTGCATCAAAAGCTGTTTTTGCATCAATCTTAGAAATATCGCCACCTACAAGTTTCATGATAGTGCCGTTTATATCCCTTGCAGCAGCCTCTCTTGTCATTCGAATAAGAGCTGTTGCAGATGCGTACGCTTCCCAGCACCCTTTCCTACCACATGTACACTGTTCACCATCAACACAAATAACCATATGCCCAAGCTCTGCACCTGCATGATGTGCCCCAGTGTATATTTTTCCATCGATTATAACTCCCCCGCCAATGCCAGTTCCCAATGTGATTGTAACAGAAATCCTTGTGCCTTTTGCACCACCTGCTATATACTCACCATATGCTGCACAGTTTGCATCGTTTTCTATGTTAACAGGCTTTGGAATGTATTTTTGAATCTCTTCTCTCATAGGAACATTCAAAAAAGCAATGTTGTTGCTATAGAGAATCATTCCTTTTTCATTGTCAGGTGTGCCGGGGCTTCCAATACCAACTGAGTGAATGTCATCCAAAGAAAGCCCACACTCTTTTACAAGATTTAAACTCAGATCTGCCATGTCTTTTAATATCTCTGAGTAATGCCTGTGCGCACCTGTCGGAACAGCCCCTTTTTTTATGATTTTCCCTTCTTCATCAACAATTCCTGCTGCAATGTTTGTTCCCCCAAGGTCAATTCCTATGTAATACACCTTCTCTCTCCTTTCCAATTCTTAAGATTTTGATTTTATTATATCAACAAAAAGAGATTAAGTAAAATATACTTTTTAGTCTTTATTTTTAGATATTTTGCATAATAAGTTTGCATAAAAATTAAATATTTTTTGTTAGCTACAAGAATTGTTTTTTTTGATATTATGAAGAAAAATTTGCAACATAATAGAGGAGAAGCTATGAAGTTAATAGGTAAAATATTTGAGGTCTTTTTTAAATATTTTGTTTTAGTCCCTGCCTTTATTGGCTTTATTGGGGGTACTATTCTTTCCATTATTAACAAATCATTTGGCGGTCTGCTATTGATGTTAAGTGTTATAATTGTCTATTTGTTTTTACCCGAATTAGCATTGCTTATAGGAAGGTATGGATTTGAAGATATATGGAAACAATTTGGAGTCCAAACAAAACCTGACTTTACAAGACCATGGAACCTAACTAAAATAGCATTATTAATATCTTGTTGCACAGCAGTAATTATTTCCATTTTAAAAATAATTGAAACAAAAAATTTCTTCTACCTTTTTGGCATTCCAATCAGTGGTTTGGTGTTTTATCTGGTATTAGTAGTAGACAAATTAATCCATAAATCAATATCTAAAACCTTCTAAAATAAACATCTTGTATGGAGTGAGAAACCCTATACACTAATATTTAATTGTAAAACTTGAGATTTTGATAGTATAACTTTATATTGTTATTATCAATCTTTTTGTTATTTAGCTCTCTAAATATATAAAACCCTTTCAACTTTCTATTATTTTCTACAACCGCTATCCCTTCAGAAATATTTAAAAAGAAGTAAGGTTTTTTAACTTCAACTTTTGTATTATTTTTCCTATCAATAACCATTGAATAATCTCCTTTTTGAACAATTGCTAAACCATTATTAAAATCAGTCGCATAATCATACTCAAATGGAATTATTTCTTTTCCTTGTGAATCTACATATCCAAATTTAGATCCTTTTTGT
This Caldicellulosiruptor changbaiensis DNA region includes the following protein-coding sequences:
- a CDS encoding glycogen/starch/alpha-glucan phosphorylase; translated protein: MIGGIAGLSKDELKEKIKNDFQRKIISLFAIDPKEATTYQQYLALGEVIKEYSFERWLKTNKHYKQNDVKQVYYFSIEFLLGKLLVNNLINLGIRDVCKEALNELGLSLEEIEEAEREPGLGNGGLGRLAACFLDSMASMGLPGHGNGIRYRYGLFEQKIQNGYQVEVPDNWLSEEYVWEVKRSYRACVVKFGGTVRFDIVDGKLKAFHENYEPVWAIPYDIPIIGYGCNTVNTLRLWSAEPFENVFDFASFSRGDYIKAVEYRYMVQSITQVLYPDDTNEQNRILRLKQEYFFVSAGVQSIIRTFKKRGKPIYELPNYVMIQINDTHPALVIPELMRILIDEEGLGWEEAWEITTNTVAYTNHTIMAEALEKWPIDMVRTLLPRIYTIIEEINRRFCSEMLEKTNGDWQKVCNVAIIQDGQINMAHLAVIGSSSVNGVSKLHTEILKNEVLKCFYTLYPEKFNNKTNGITHRRWLVEANPDLARLISETLQTDRWIKEPMLMLKFKDFADDKLTQELCSNIKFNNKVKLAKYIKDKYNIVVDPRSIFDIQAKRLHAYKRQLLNALHILHLYNMLKENPSLDIYPRTFIFAAKAAPGYILAKKIIKLINSIAEKVNKDPDVKDKLKVVFLENYCVSLAEKIIPAADVSEQISTASKEASGTGNMKFMMNGAITLGTLDGANVEIKEAVGDENIVIFGLLAEEVLDYYKNGGYSSSQLYQKDLRIRKLIDQLIGNFFDVPKDEFMDIYNHLITYNDEYFVLKDFDSYHEAQMKIDKLYRDTRRWRKMMIINIGSSGIFSSDNTIQKYADEIWHIKRIEIPD
- a CDS encoding SGNH/GDSL hydrolase family protein, yielding MLIEKGSKLLFIGDSITDCGRARPVGEGLHWNNLGSGYVSLVSAQLLSKYPESKIRVINMGVGGDTVRHLKARWQTDVLDLKPDWLSIMIGVNDVWRQFDNPLIPECHVYLDEYKSTLDDLINLTKPNLKGLVLMSPFIIEDNKEDAMRKKMDEYRFAMKEIAQKHGAIFVDVQEAFDRFLKYYHSYALALDRIHPNLTGHMIIANAFLKAIEF
- a CDS encoding ROK family protein, translating into MYYIGIDLGGTNIAAGIVDEEGKIIKKGAVPTGAHRHYSEILKDMADLSLNLVKECGLSLDDIHSVGIGSPGTPDNEKGMILYSNNIAFLNVPMREEIQKYIPKPVNIENDANCAAYGEYIAGGAKGTRISVTITLGTGIGGGVIIDGKIYTGAHHAGAELGHMVICVDGEQCTCGRKGCWEAYASATALIRMTREAAARDINGTIMKLVGGDISKIDAKTAFDAKRMGDSVGAAIVDKYVKYLAEGLVNVCNIFEPEVICIGGGVSKEGEYLLGPVREYVYEKFYCKQITPPKIIPAVLGNDAGIIGAAFLAKQI